From a region of the Primulina eburnea isolate SZY01 chromosome 7, ASM2296580v1, whole genome shotgun sequence genome:
- the LOC140835722 gene encoding secreted RxLR effector protein 161-like — MQKIPYASAVGSLMYAQVCTRPEIAYVTGMLGRYLSNPGVEHWKAVKMVLRYLQRTKDYMLIYRRLDQLEIIGYTDSDFAGCQDNMKSTSGYIYLLAGGAISWKSAKQSLIASSIMAAEFVACYEASNHEIWLQNFVTGLRIIDGMKSH; from the coding sequence ATGCAGAAGATTCCCTATGCATCTGCAGTGGGGAGTCTGATGTATGCTCAGGTTTGTACACGTCCAGAGATTGCGTACGTGACAGGAATGTTGGGACGATATTTAAGTAATCCAGGAGTGGAACATTGGAAAGCAGTCAAAATGGTTTTACGGTACCTACAGAGAACAAAAGATTATATGCTCATATATCGGAGGTTGGATCAGCTTGAGATCATTGGGTATACTGACTCCGATTTTGCTGGATGCCAAGACAATATGAAATCTACGTCGGGCTACATCTATCTCCTTGCTGGAGGTGCCATTTCCTGGAAGAGTGCTAAACAGTCACTTATAGCCTCTTCCATCATGGCAGCTGAGTTTGTAGCGTGTTATGAGGCATCCAATCATGAAATATGGCTGCAAAATTTTGTCACGGGACTGCGCATTATTGATGGCATGAAAAGCCACTAA